Proteins from one Streptomyces genisteinicus genomic window:
- a CDS encoding sugar phosphate isomerase/epimerase family protein: MKYAFSTLGVPGMPVADVAALAASTGYQGVELRTHPEEPVHLDLTTPERSAVVREFAGAGVEILALAGYTQVAAPGDDGPVLTALDRLVRLAGDLGAPFVRVFPGGGDSDRAEADAVAARRLGAAAETAASVGVRILLETHDSHRTGQDVSRIVGTVGHKHAGALWDVMHTWLGEEPPSTSHASLSPYLGYIQVKDVASRDDLTPLPLGEGVLPLGECLSLADPDGWVCWEYEKRWYEGAAELPGLLAGGLAHLRAQA; the protein is encoded by the coding sequence ATGAAGTACGCCTTCTCGACCCTCGGGGTGCCGGGCATGCCCGTCGCCGACGTCGCCGCCCTCGCGGCGTCCACCGGCTACCAGGGGGTGGAGCTGCGCACCCATCCCGAGGAGCCGGTTCACCTGGACCTGACCACGCCGGAACGCAGCGCGGTGGTCCGGGAGTTCGCCGGCGCCGGGGTCGAGATCCTCGCGCTGGCCGGGTACACGCAGGTCGCCGCGCCCGGTGACGACGGACCGGTGCTGACCGCACTCGACCGGCTGGTGCGCCTCGCGGGCGACCTCGGCGCCCCGTTCGTGCGGGTCTTCCCGGGCGGCGGCGACAGCGACCGTGCCGAGGCGGACGCCGTCGCGGCGCGGCGGCTGGGCGCGGCGGCGGAGACGGCCGCGAGCGTGGGCGTGCGGATTCTGCTGGAGACCCACGACTCGCACCGCACCGGCCAGGACGTGTCGCGGATCGTCGGCACCGTCGGCCACAAGCACGCGGGCGCGCTCTGGGACGTGATGCACACCTGGCTCGGCGAGGAGCCGCCGAGCACGTCGCACGCCTCGCTGAGCCCGTACCTCGGATACATCCAGGTCAAGGACGTGGCCTCGCGGGACGACCTCACCCCGCTGCCGCTGGGCGAAGGAGTGCTCCCGCTCGGCGAGTGCCTGTCGCTCGCCGACCCGGACGGGTGGGTGTGCTGGGAGTACGAGAAGCGCTGGTACGAGGGGGCCGCGGAGCTGCCCGGCCTGCTGGCCGGCGGCCTGGCACACCTGCGCGCGCAGGCCTGA
- a CDS encoding DUF6058 family natural product biosynthesis protein, which produces MTPADDAYVSARFAVLEDLCAARGREPGAVRLTMLSGLLPLPGYLRSDGAEMVPGDLFALAEEAGGPERLEEWFTAQWPDRETGRREWAAYLSGQYVCLHSVRPATIRRKDALTSAVAAAPAEPDAGSDAWSARLHALVDELDALEHAFTAYDRLRFGGPTSRDLYIDAVRARYPRRVPRPAPGR; this is translated from the coding sequence ATGACGCCCGCCGACGACGCCTACGTCAGCGCCCGGTTCGCCGTGCTCGAAGACCTCTGCGCCGCCCGGGGCCGCGAACCGGGGGCCGTGCGGCTGACCATGCTGTCCGGCCTGCTCCCCCTCCCCGGCTACCTGCGCTCGGACGGCGCCGAGATGGTGCCCGGGGACCTCTTCGCCCTCGCGGAGGAGGCCGGCGGCCCGGAACGGCTGGAGGAGTGGTTCACGGCGCAGTGGCCCGACCGGGAGACCGGGCGCCGGGAGTGGGCCGCGTACCTGAGCGGGCAGTACGTGTGCCTGCACTCCGTCCGCCCGGCGACGATCCGGCGGAAGGACGCCCTGACGTCCGCCGTCGCCGCCGCCCCCGCGGAGCCCGACGCGGGGTCCGACGCCTGGTCGGCGCGGCTGCACGCGCTGGTGGACGAACTGGACGCCCTGGAGCACGCGTTCACCGCGTACGACCGCCTCCGCTTCGGCGGCCCCACCTCACGGGACCTGTACATCGACGCGGTCCGCGCCCGGTACCCCCGCCGGGTGCCCCGGCCCGCTCCCGGCCGGTGA
- a CDS encoding EamA family transporter, producing MPPAHIALATLVAAVWGVNFVVIAVGLDHFPPLLFSALRFLAAALPAVFFVGRPKVAWKWIVGVGLALGVAKFGLLFSGMEQGAPAGLSSLILQVQAVFTALFAFAALGERPGPVRVAGMAVALAGIAVAAVDEGTSGPLLGFTLVIAAAACWGVSNVFTRKAAPPDALNFMVWVSVVPILPLLGLSLILEGPDRDLAALRSLDWTGVGVILFVAWIATIFGFGAWGFLMRHHPASAVAPFSLLVPVFGMTSAALFLDESVTPLRWCAAALLVGGVALTTLARGGGRRSA from the coding sequence ATGCCGCCCGCCCACATCGCCCTCGCCACGCTGGTCGCCGCGGTCTGGGGCGTCAACTTCGTCGTGATCGCGGTCGGCCTCGACCACTTCCCGCCACTGCTCTTCTCCGCCCTGCGCTTCCTCGCGGCCGCGCTGCCCGCGGTCTTCTTCGTGGGCCGACCCAAGGTCGCCTGGAAGTGGATCGTGGGGGTCGGACTCGCCCTCGGGGTGGCGAAGTTCGGGCTGCTGTTCAGCGGCATGGAGCAGGGGGCGCCGGCGGGTCTCTCCTCGTTGATCCTCCAGGTCCAGGCCGTCTTCACGGCCCTGTTCGCCTTCGCCGCGCTGGGGGAGCGCCCCGGTCCGGTACGGGTGGCGGGCATGGCGGTCGCACTCGCCGGCATCGCCGTCGCCGCCGTCGACGAGGGCACCTCCGGCCCTCTCCTGGGCTTCACGCTGGTCATCGCCGCGGCGGCCTGCTGGGGCGTCTCCAACGTCTTCACTCGCAAGGCCGCCCCGCCGGACGCGCTGAACTTCATGGTCTGGGTCAGCGTCGTCCCGATCCTGCCGCTGCTCGGGCTCTCCCTGATCCTGGAGGGTCCCGACCGCGACCTCGCGGCCCTGCGGTCCCTCGACTGGACCGGAGTGGGCGTGATCCTCTTCGTCGCGTGGATCGCCACGATCTTCGGCTTCGGCGCATGGGGCTTCCTCATGCGCCACCACCCGGCCTCGGCGGTGGCGCCCTTCTCCCTGCTGGTGCCGGTCTTCGGCATGACCTCGGCGGCCCTGTTCCTGGACGAGTCCGTCACCCCGCTGCGCTGGTGCGCCGCCGCCCTGCTGGTCGGCGGGGTGGCCCTCACCACGCTCGCACGGGGCGGCGGGCGCCGGAGCGCGTGA
- a CDS encoding LysR family transcriptional regulator — MLDLGRLRALHAVSVHGTIGAAATALGYTPSAVSQQIAKLERETRTTLLERQGRGIRLTDEAQQLALTAQELMSIVEEAEVRLEERRGEPAGRLAVACFASAARGLMPRVLADLAEQHPALDVRMQEIDPHLSIDLVARGAVDLAVAHDWDIAPLPTPPGLEQAVIGTDLCDLLVPAGHRLSDADAVRREELGGERWISQPPGTVCHDWLMRTLRAAGHEPLIAHQAEEHQTQVALVAAGLGIALVPRLGRGALPPEVSAVRLDPVPSRRLRALWRAGAARRPAITETVRTLRRRWPQAAGER, encoded by the coding sequence ATGCTCGATCTCGGCCGGCTGCGCGCGCTGCACGCCGTCTCCGTCCACGGCACGATCGGCGCCGCCGCCACCGCGCTCGGCTACACCCCGTCCGCGGTGTCGCAGCAGATCGCGAAGCTGGAACGGGAGACCCGCACCACCCTTCTGGAGCGGCAGGGCCGGGGCATCCGGCTCACCGATGAGGCACAGCAACTCGCTCTCACAGCGCAGGAGTTGATGTCCATCGTGGAGGAGGCCGAAGTCCGCCTGGAGGAGCGGCGCGGGGAGCCGGCGGGACGGCTGGCGGTCGCCTGCTTCGCCAGCGCCGCGCGGGGCCTGATGCCCCGCGTGCTGGCCGACCTCGCGGAGCAGCATCCGGCACTGGACGTGCGGATGCAGGAGATCGACCCCCATCTGTCGATCGACCTGGTGGCCCGGGGCGCGGTGGATCTCGCCGTCGCCCACGACTGGGACATCGCCCCGCTGCCCACCCCGCCGGGACTGGAACAGGCGGTGATCGGGACGGACCTGTGCGACCTGCTGGTCCCCGCCGGGCACCGGCTGTCGGACGCCGACGCCGTGCGCCGCGAGGAACTCGGCGGCGAGCGCTGGATCTCGCAGCCGCCGGGCACGGTCTGCCACGACTGGCTGATGCGGACGCTGCGGGCGGCGGGCCACGAGCCGCTGATCGCCCACCAGGCCGAGGAGCACCAGACGCAGGTCGCCCTCGTCGCCGCCGGGCTCGGCATCGCCCTCGTCCCACGGCTCGGGCGCGGCGCGCTGCCGCCGGAGGTGTCCGCGGTACGCCTGGACCCGGTGCCGAGCAGGCGGCTGCGGGCCCTGTGGCGGGCGGGCGCGGCCCGCCGCCCCGCGATCACGGAGACGGTGCGCACCCTGCGCCGCCGGTGGCCGCAGGCGGCCGGCGAGCGCTGA
- a CDS encoding glycoside hydrolase family 3 protein: MHDRNVSRRTLLTATAVAAGAIASASPAAASSAVAGAARDDRLKRLIARMSLEEKIGQLFVMRVYGHSATAPDQADIDANLKEIGVRTAAELIERYHVGGIIYFAWAHNTRDPHQIAELSNGIQRAGLAQPTPVPLLISTDQEHGIVARIGKPATLVPGAMALGAGGSRADARTAARIAGGELAAMGVMQNYAPVADVNVNPANPVIGVRSFGSEPDAVARMVDAQVRGYQSAGIAATSKHFPGHGDTTVDSHTGIPVITHTREEWETVDAPPFRAAIAAGIDSIMTAHIQFPALDPSNDPATLSRPILTGILREELGYDGVVVTDALNMEGVRVKYGDDRVPVLALLAGVDQLLNPPDLAVAWNAVLAAVHSGELSVARVEESILRILRLKEKLGLLRDPFVTSRGVDRTVGTRSHLAAADRIAEGTTTVLTNPDGLLPLNRRKRPNLLVVGADPASPSGTTGPPTTVLANAFTELGFTATALSTGTAPTAAKTDEALAAAAGKDVVVVATYNVSATSTQRTLVERLVATGVPVVALAIRNPYDVARLAAVGASVASYSWTDVELRAAARVIAGRARPEGRLPVPVQRADDPSRTLFPVGHGLSYR; encoded by the coding sequence GTGCACGACCGGAATGTCTCCAGACGCACTCTTCTCACCGCGACCGCGGTCGCGGCGGGGGCGATCGCCTCGGCGTCCCCCGCCGCGGCGTCGTCAGCCGTGGCGGGCGCCGCCAGGGACGACCGTCTGAAACGGCTCATCGCGCGGATGAGCCTGGAGGAGAAGATCGGCCAGCTCTTCGTGATGCGGGTGTACGGCCACTCGGCCACCGCGCCCGACCAGGCCGACATCGACGCCAATCTCAAGGAGATCGGCGTCCGGACCGCGGCCGAGCTGATCGAGCGGTACCACGTCGGCGGCATCATCTACTTCGCGTGGGCGCACAACACCCGTGACCCGCACCAGATCGCCGAGCTGTCCAACGGCATCCAGCGGGCCGGTCTCGCCCAGCCGACTCCCGTGCCGCTGCTGATCTCGACGGACCAGGAGCACGGCATCGTCGCCCGGATCGGCAAGCCGGCCACCCTGGTGCCGGGGGCGATGGCCCTCGGCGCGGGCGGTTCGCGTGCGGACGCGCGCACGGCGGCGCGGATCGCCGGCGGCGAACTGGCGGCCATGGGCGTGATGCAGAACTACGCCCCGGTCGCGGACGTCAACGTCAACCCGGCCAACCCGGTCATCGGCGTGCGGTCCTTCGGCTCCGAGCCGGACGCGGTGGCCCGGATGGTGGACGCCCAGGTGCGGGGCTACCAGAGCGCGGGCATCGCGGCGACGTCCAAGCACTTCCCCGGACACGGCGACACCACGGTGGACAGCCACACCGGCATCCCGGTGATCACCCACACCCGCGAGGAGTGGGAGACCGTCGACGCACCGCCGTTCCGGGCCGCGATCGCCGCCGGGATCGACTCGATCATGACGGCGCACATCCAGTTCCCGGCGCTCGACCCGAGCAACGACCCCGCCACGCTCTCCCGCCCGATCCTCACCGGGATCCTCCGCGAGGAATTGGGCTACGACGGCGTCGTCGTCACCGACGCGCTCAACATGGAGGGGGTGCGGGTCAAGTACGGCGACGACCGGGTCCCGGTGCTCGCCCTGCTCGCGGGCGTGGACCAGCTGCTCAACCCGCCGGACCTGGCCGTGGCCTGGAACGCCGTCCTGGCGGCGGTCCACAGCGGCGAACTGAGCGTCGCCCGCGTCGAGGAATCGATCCTGCGCATCCTGCGGCTCAAGGAGAAGCTGGGTCTGCTGCGCGATCCGTTCGTCACCTCGCGCGGCGTCGACCGCACCGTGGGCACCAGGTCGCATCTGGCCGCCGCCGACCGGATCGCCGAGGGCACGACCACGGTGCTCACCAACCCGGACGGGCTGCTGCCGCTGAACCGCCGCAAGCGGCCGAACCTGCTGGTGGTGGGCGCCGATCCGGCCTCGCCCAGCGGTACGACGGGTCCGCCGACGACCGTCCTGGCGAACGCGTTCACCGAACTCGGTTTCACGGCGACGGCGTTGTCCACCGGCACCGCGCCGACCGCCGCGAAGACCGACGAGGCCCTCGCCGCGGCCGCCGGCAAGGACGTGGTCGTCGTCGCCACGTACAACGTGTCGGCGACGAGCACGCAGCGGACCCTGGTGGAACGTCTGGTGGCGACCGGGGTCCCGGTCGTCGCGCTCGCCATCCGCAACCCGTACGACGTCGCCCGGCTGGCCGCGGTCGGCGCCTCGGTGGCGAGCTACTCGTGGACGGACGTCGAACTGCGCGCCGCCGCACGGGTCATCGCGGGCAGGGCCCGGCCCGAGGGCCGGCTCCCGGTGCCGGTGCAGCGGGCGGACGACCCGTCGCGGACGCTGTTCCCGGTCGGCCACGGCCTGTCCTACCGCTGA
- a CDS encoding S28 family serine protease: MRKALRWLLSLVVLIGTVSAAGMTAGAATAAEPAAGTDIKDRILAIPGMKLIEEKPYPGYRFFVLTYDQPVDHRHPRKGTFAQRITLLHKDTTRPTVFFTSGYNVSTTPRRSEPTAIVDGNQLSMEYRFFTPSRPEPADWSKLDIWQAASDQHRLFTALKPVYDRKWLSTGGSKGGMTATYYERHYPRDMDGVVAYVAPNDVVNDEDRAYDRFLSSVGTKECRDKLHAVQREALIRRAPMEKIYETYAADGGYTFTTVGSLDRAYEAVVLDYAWAFWQYSLLADCDAVPAAAGATDQELFDHIDAVAGFYAYADQGLSAYTPYYYQAGTELGSPDIAQPHLRGLSRYGYQPPRNFVPRDIPMRFKPWAMRDVDTWVRHNATRMMFVYGENDPWGAEPFRVGKGARDSYVYTAPGANHGANVAGLVPDEKARATAAILRWAGVAPAAVQEDPAKARPLAEADARLDKRDMERTLRP, encoded by the coding sequence ATGCGCAAGGCGCTCAGATGGCTGCTGTCGCTCGTGGTGCTCATAGGCACCGTGAGCGCGGCCGGGATGACGGCGGGTGCGGCCACCGCCGCCGAGCCGGCCGCCGGCACGGACATCAAGGACCGGATCCTCGCGATTCCGGGCATGAAGCTCATCGAGGAGAAGCCGTACCCGGGCTACCGGTTCTTCGTCCTCACCTACGACCAGCCGGTCGACCACCGGCACCCGCGCAAGGGCACCTTCGCGCAGCGGATCACCCTGCTGCACAAGGACACGACGCGCCCCACCGTCTTCTTCACCTCCGGCTACAACGTGTCCACCACGCCCCGCCGCAGTGAGCCGACGGCCATCGTCGACGGCAACCAGCTCTCGATGGAGTACCGCTTCTTCACCCCGTCGCGGCCCGAGCCCGCCGACTGGTCGAAGCTGGACATCTGGCAGGCCGCCAGCGACCAGCACCGGCTCTTCACGGCGCTGAAGCCGGTCTACGACCGCAAGTGGCTGTCCACCGGCGGCTCGAAGGGCGGCATGACCGCCACCTACTACGAGCGCCACTACCCCCGTGACATGGACGGTGTGGTCGCGTACGTCGCGCCGAACGACGTCGTCAACGACGAGGACCGGGCGTACGACCGCTTCCTGTCGAGCGTCGGCACCAAGGAGTGCCGCGACAAGCTGCACGCCGTGCAGCGCGAGGCCCTGATCCGCCGGGCGCCGATGGAGAAGATCTACGAGACGTACGCCGCCGACGGCGGCTACACCTTCACCACCGTCGGCAGTCTCGACCGCGCCTACGAGGCCGTCGTCCTCGACTACGCCTGGGCGTTCTGGCAGTACAGCCTGCTCGCCGACTGCGACGCCGTGCCCGCCGCGGCCGGTGCGACGGACCAGGAGCTGTTCGACCACATCGACGCGGTCGCCGGCTTCTACGCCTACGCCGACCAGGGGCTCTCCGCGTACACGCCGTACTACTACCAGGCCGGTACCGAGCTGGGCTCCCCGGACATCGCGCAGCCGCACCTCAGGGGTCTGAGCCGCTACGGCTACCAGCCGCCGCGGAACTTCGTGCCGCGGGACATCCCGATGCGCTTCAAGCCCTGGGCGATGAGGGACGTCGACACCTGGGTCCGGCACAACGCCACGCGGATGATGTTCGTCTACGGCGAGAACGACCCGTGGGGCGCGGAGCCGTTCCGCGTCGGCAAGGGCGCCCGCGACTCCTACGTCTACACGGCTCCCGGCGCCAACCACGGTGCCAACGTGGCCGGTCTCGTGCCGGACGAGAAGGCGAGGGCGACGGCGGCGATCCTGCGCTGGGCGGGCGTCGCCCCGGCCGCCGTGCAGGAGGACCCGGCGAAGGCGCGGCCGCTGGCCGAGGCCGACGCCAGGCTCGACAAGAGGGACATGGAGCGGACACTGCGTCCGTGA
- a CDS encoding ABC transporter ATP-binding protein: protein MAAAEQGWARRLTGYAWRYRRNVVLALGSSLAGMAVMALVPLITKVVIDDVIGDETRSLASWTGLLIAAAVVVYVLTFIRRYYGGRLALDVQHDLRTEMYATITRLDGRRQDELSTGQVVGRATSDLQLIQSLLFMLPMTIGNFVLFGISLGVMAWLSLPLTLIALAVAPALWFIAKRSRVKLHPATWYAQSQAAAVAGVVDGAVSGVRVVKGFGQEEQETGKLREVGRRLFAGRLRTIRLNSKYTPALQAVPALGQVAMLALGGWLATRGEITLGTFVAFSTYLAQLVGPVRMLAMVLTVGQQARAGVERVLELIDTEPTMREGAKDLPAHVPVGVEFDDVVFGYADGRPVLDGFSLEIAPGETVAVVGASGSGKSTVSLLLPRFYDVDRGAVLVGGHDVRELTYASLRSAIGLVPEDSFLFSDTVRANLAYGRPDATQEDIERAARAAQADRFIDELPDGWDTKVGEHGLTLSGGQRQRLALARAILTDPRLLLLDDATSAVDARVEHEIHEALRQVMEGRTTLLIAHRRSTLGLADRIAVLDGGRLADIGTHEELERRSALYRRLLTDPDELGGVSPGHVPAEAAPEPDEDRTVRAELDAEFDAERGITPHLWVRDEHADESREDSGATPELLAQVEALPPATDTPDVDEAAATRPEPADARAGEGGRLRAVLRGFGLPLLVSLLLVAVDAGMGLLLPVLIRHGIDEGVEQVALGAVWTASLLALASVLVQWAAQIGEMRMTGRTGERVLYSLRLKIFAQLQRLGLDYYERELTGRIMTRMTTDVDALSTFLQTGLVTAFVSVVTFFGIMVALLVIDVELALVVFATLPPLIVGTYFFRRKSVKAYELARERVGVVNADLQESVSGLRIVQAFGREAAGVAHYRAASESYREARVRGQWLISVYFPFVQLLSSVAAAAVLIVGGARIEAATLTTGALVAYLLYIDLFFAPVQQLSQVFDGYQQAAVSLGRVQELLREPTSTAAAERPREVRALHGDIAFENVSFAYGADGGEEALTGVDLRIPAGQTVAFVGETGAGKSTLVKLVARFYDPTSGRVTVTLAEPGPHAGEAGGAAATGKPCDLRELDLTAYRHRLGVVPQEAYLFAGTVRDAIAYGRPGAGDAEVEAAARAVGAHEMIATLEGGYLHGVAERGRNLSAGQRQLIALARAELVDPDVLLLDEATAALDLATEAQVNQATDRLTGRRTTLVVAHRLTTAARADRVVVMDHGRVAEDGTHDELLARGGRYAALWRTFAGIGEDEPAAV from the coding sequence GTGGCGGCGGCGGAGCAGGGCTGGGCACGGAGACTGACGGGATACGCCTGGCGGTACCGGCGCAACGTGGTGCTGGCGCTCGGGTCGTCGCTCGCCGGCATGGCCGTGATGGCGCTCGTCCCCCTGATCACCAAGGTCGTCATCGACGACGTGATCGGCGACGAGACCCGTTCGCTCGCGTCGTGGACCGGGCTGCTGATCGCCGCCGCCGTCGTCGTCTACGTCCTCACCTTCATCCGCCGCTACTACGGCGGACGCCTCGCGCTCGACGTGCAGCACGACCTGCGCACCGAGATGTACGCCACGATCACCCGGCTCGACGGCCGCCGCCAGGACGAGCTGTCCACCGGGCAGGTCGTCGGCCGTGCCACCAGCGACCTCCAGCTCATCCAGAGCCTGCTCTTCATGCTGCCGATGACCATCGGCAACTTCGTGCTGTTCGGGATCTCCCTCGGCGTGATGGCCTGGCTGTCCCTTCCGCTGACCCTGATCGCCCTCGCCGTCGCCCCCGCCCTCTGGTTCATCGCCAAGCGCAGCCGCGTCAAGCTCCACCCGGCCACCTGGTACGCCCAGAGCCAGGCGGCGGCCGTCGCCGGTGTCGTGGACGGCGCCGTCAGCGGCGTACGCGTGGTCAAGGGCTTCGGGCAGGAGGAGCAGGAGACCGGCAAGCTGCGCGAGGTCGGCCGGCGGCTCTTCGCCGGGCGGCTCCGCACGATCAGACTGAACTCGAAGTACACACCCGCCCTCCAGGCCGTCCCCGCGCTCGGCCAGGTGGCCATGCTCGCCCTCGGCGGCTGGCTCGCGACCCGCGGCGAGATCACCCTCGGCACCTTCGTCGCCTTCTCCACCTACCTCGCCCAGCTCGTCGGGCCCGTGCGGATGCTCGCCATGGTGCTCACCGTGGGCCAGCAGGCCCGTGCCGGCGTCGAGCGGGTGCTGGAGCTCATCGACACCGAGCCGACGATGCGGGAGGGCGCCAAGGACCTGCCCGCCCATGTGCCGGTCGGCGTCGAGTTCGACGACGTCGTCTTCGGCTACGCCGACGGCAGGCCGGTGCTGGACGGCTTCTCGCTGGAGATCGCCCCCGGCGAGACCGTCGCCGTCGTCGGCGCCTCCGGCAGCGGCAAGTCCACCGTGTCGCTGCTGCTGCCCCGCTTCTACGACGTCGACCGGGGCGCCGTCCTCGTCGGCGGCCACGACGTGCGCGAACTGACCTACGCGTCGCTCCGCTCCGCCATCGGCCTGGTGCCGGAGGACAGCTTCCTCTTCTCCGACACCGTCCGCGCCAACCTCGCGTACGGCAGGCCCGACGCCACCCAGGAGGACATCGAGCGCGCCGCCCGCGCCGCGCAGGCGGACCGCTTCATCGACGAGCTGCCCGACGGCTGGGACACCAAGGTCGGCGAGCACGGCCTCACCCTCTCCGGCGGCCAGCGCCAGCGCCTCGCCCTCGCCCGCGCGATCCTCACCGACCCCCGGCTGCTCCTCCTGGACGACGCCACCTCCGCCGTCGACGCCCGCGTGGAGCACGAGATCCACGAGGCGCTGCGCCAGGTCATGGAGGGGCGCACCACGCTGCTCATCGCCCACCGGCGCTCCACCCTCGGCCTCGCCGACCGGATCGCCGTCCTCGACGGCGGCCGCCTCGCCGACATCGGCACCCACGAGGAGCTGGAGCGCCGCTCGGCCCTCTACCGGAGGCTGCTCACCGATCCGGACGAGCTCGGCGGCGTCTCCCCGGGCCACGTCCCGGCCGAGGCGGCGCCCGAGCCGGACGAGGACCGCACCGTGCGCGCCGAACTGGACGCCGAGTTCGACGCCGAACGCGGCATCACCCCCCACCTGTGGGTACGCGACGAGCACGCCGACGAGTCCCGCGAGGACTCCGGCGCCACCCCGGAGCTGCTCGCCCAGGTCGAGGCGCTGCCCCCGGCCACCGACACCCCCGACGTCGACGAGGCCGCGGCCACGCGCCCCGAACCGGCGGACGCCCGGGCGGGCGAGGGCGGGCGGCTCCGCGCCGTACTGCGCGGGTTCGGCCTGCCCCTGCTGGTCAGCCTGCTGCTCGTCGCGGTCGACGCGGGCATGGGCCTGCTGCTGCCGGTGCTGATCCGGCACGGCATCGACGAGGGAGTGGAGCAGGTCGCGCTCGGCGCCGTGTGGACGGCGTCCCTGCTGGCCCTCGCCTCGGTCCTGGTCCAGTGGGCCGCGCAGATCGGCGAGATGCGGATGACCGGCCGCACCGGGGAGCGGGTGCTGTACTCGCTGCGGCTGAAGATCTTCGCCCAGCTGCAGCGCCTCGGGCTCGACTACTACGAGCGCGAGCTGACCGGCCGGATCATGACCCGGATGACCACGGACGTCGACGCCCTGTCCACGTTCCTCCAGACCGGTCTGGTGACCGCCTTCGTCTCCGTCGTCACGTTCTTCGGCATCATGGTCGCCCTGCTGGTGATCGACGTGGAGCTGGCCCTGGTCGTCTTCGCGACCCTGCCGCCGCTGATCGTCGGCACCTACTTCTTCCGCAGGAAGAGCGTGAAGGCGTACGAGCTGGCCCGCGAACGCGTCGGCGTCGTCAACGCCGACCTCCAGGAGTCGGTGTCCGGACTGCGCATCGTGCAGGCCTTCGGACGCGAGGCCGCGGGCGTCGCGCACTACAGGGCCGCCAGCGAGAGCTACCGCGAGGCGCGGGTCCGCGGCCAGTGGCTGATCTCCGTGTACTTCCCGTTCGTCCAGCTGCTGTCGTCGGTCGCCGCGGCCGCGGTGCTCATCGTCGGCGGGGCCCGGATCGAGGCGGCCACCCTGACCACGGGCGCACTGGTCGCCTACCTCCTCTACATCGACCTGTTCTTCGCGCCGGTGCAGCAGCTCTCCCAGGTCTTCGACGGCTACCAGCAGGCCGCCGTCTCCCTCGGCCGGGTCCAGGAGCTGCTGCGCGAGCCGACGTCGACGGCCGCCGCCGAGCGGCCCCGCGAGGTGCGCGCGCTGCACGGGGACATCGCCTTCGAGAACGTGTCGTTCGCCTACGGAGCCGACGGCGGCGAGGAGGCCCTGACCGGCGTCGACCTGCGCATCCCCGCCGGGCAGACGGTGGCCTTCGTCGGCGAGACCGGCGCGGGCAAGTCGACCCTGGTCAAGCTGGTGGCGCGGTTCTACGACCCGACCTCGGGGCGCGTCACGGTCACCCTCGCGGAACCCGGTCCGCACGCGGGGGAGGCCGGGGGCGCCGCGGCGACCGGGAAGCCCTGCGACCTGCGCGAGCTCGACCTGACCGCCTACCGGCACCGCCTCGGGGTGGTCCCACAGGAGGCGTACCTCTTCGCCGGGACGGTCCGCGACGCCATCGCCTACGGCCGCCCCGGCGCCGGTGACGCCGAGGTCGAGGCCGCGGCACGGGCCGTCGGCGCCCACGAGATGATCGCCACGCTGGAGGGCGGCTACCTCCACGGCGTCGCCGAGCGGGGGCGGAACCTCTCCGCGGGGCAGCGGCAGCTCATCGCGCTGGCCCGCGCCGAGCTGGTCGACCCGGACGTGCTGCTCCTCGACGAGGCGACCGCCGCGCTCGACCTCGCGACGGAGGCGCAGGTCAACCAGGCCACGGACCGGCTGACCGGCCGCCGCACCACGCTGGTGGTCGCGCACCGGCTCACCACCGCGGCCCGCGCCGACCGGGTGGTGGTGATGGACCACGGCCGGGTCGCCGAGGACGGCACCCACGACGAACTGCTCGCCCGGGGCGGCCGCTACGCGGCGCTGTGGCGGACGTTCGCCGGGATAGGGGAGGACGAGCCGGCGGCCGTGTAG
- a CDS encoding nuclear transport factor 2 family protein: MDITQMGHELRALTDRAGIEDLVGRYARSLDERVLDEEWAAAFLTEDVTVEWPVGTLHGRGAVLELVRRAMAPFGPTVHLATGTVVEVDGDRASARGALLSTHVLADGAGELFVSAGHLDNELVRTADGWRIARQSLRIAWTRGTPPAPATGSGAGATAETGAEAGEGAEAGTG; this comes from the coding sequence ATGGACATCACACAGATGGGGCACGAGCTGCGTGCCCTCACGGACCGGGCCGGGATCGAGGACCTCGTGGGGCGGTACGCGCGCTCGCTGGACGAGCGGGTGCTCGACGAGGAGTGGGCCGCGGCGTTCCTCACCGAGGACGTCACGGTCGAGTGGCCGGTCGGCACGCTGCACGGCCGCGGCGCCGTACTGGAACTGGTGCGGAGGGCGATGGCCCCCTTCGGCCCCACGGTGCACCTGGCCACCGGGACCGTCGTCGAGGTCGACGGCGACCGGGCGAGCGCGCGGGGGGCGCTGCTGAGCACCCATGTGCTGGCGGACGGCGCCGGGGAGCTGTTCGTCTCGGCCGGGCACCTGGACAACGAGCTGGTCAGGACGGCCGACGGATGGCGCATCGCCCGCCAGTCCCTGCGCATCGCGTGGACGCGCGGGACGCCGCCGGCACCAGCGACGGGTTCGGGAGCGGGAGCGACAGCGGAAACGGGCGCGGAAGCGGGAGAGGGAGCGGAAGCGGGAACGGGCTGA